The Carassius gibelio isolate Cgi1373 ecotype wild population from Czech Republic chromosome A24, carGib1.2-hapl.c, whole genome shotgun sequence genome window below encodes:
- the LOC127946136 gene encoding dnaJ homolog subfamily C member 13 isoform X2, with protein MNVLKDNRDLACFYTTKHSWRGKYKRVFSVGTHGITTYNPSTLEVTNQWPYGDICGIAPVGKGQGTEFSLTFRKGSGKKSETLKFSTEHRTELLTEALRFRTDFSEGKITGRRYNCFKHHWSDARRSVCLEVTPGGIDQIDPQTNRVICSYDYRCVEGFAELSDYQGGFCVLYGGFGRLHLFASEHRDEIIRSAIEHAGNFIGITLRLRKDPLSFEGFLGERLGKYSSDECITSLTEFIVQKITPRHTEPVKRILALTETCLVERDPASYNIVTIKPFGEVFALICDADNPQVFTVEFIRGQIRKYCSTERDSLLASLLDSVRASGNRDVCVKMAPTHRGQRWGLLSMPVDEEVESLHLRFLAAPPNCNFADAVFRFNANISYSGVLHAVTQDGLFSENKEKLISNAVLALLSQDVELPGPNSELEAQFQALRRLVASKAGFQAFTQLPKFREKLGVKTVKALKRNQNGVTHAAIDMLCALMCPMHDDYDLRQEQLNKASLLSSKKFLENLLEKLISNVEHGSGALVISSLLDFLTFALCAPYSETTEGQQFDMLLEMVASDGRTLFKLFQHPSMAIVKGAGLIMKAIIEEGEKEISSKMQELALSEGALPRHLHTSMFTISSDQRMLTNRQLSRHLVGLWTAENPTALNLLKRILPTGLLAYLDSSDPVPEKDVDRMHIRDNVKIATDQFGRNKVPEWQRIAGKAAKEVEKFAKEKADVVLMHWRDKMGITQKEDRNNLSVNQKPVILRKRRQRIKIESNWELFYYKFQLDHARSNLIWNLKTREELRDALEAEMRSFGVDRELGSASIISWNHQEFEVKYECLSDEIKIGDYYLRLLLEEDENEESGAIKRSYEFFNELYHRFLLTPKVAMKCVCLQALSIVYGKCCEEIGPFADTKYIVGMLDRCTDKLERDRLILFLNKLILNKRNVKDVMDSNGVRILVDLLTLAHLHTNRATVPLQSNVLEASPDMKRESEKEWYFGNADKERRGPFGFEEMQEFWSAGTLTAKTRCWAQGMDGWRPLQSIPQLKWCLLAGGQAVMNETDLATLILNMLITMCSYFPSRDQDNAIIRPLPKVKRLISDNTCLPHIVQLLLTFDPILVEKVANLLYLVMQDNPNLQRLYLSGVFFFIMMYTGSNVLPVARFLKYTHLKQAFKSEEAKGLDIVQRSVLGSMLPEAMVCYLENYEAERFSEIFLGEFDTPEAIWSSEMRRLMIEKIAAHLADFSPRLQSNTRALYQYCPIPVVSFPQLDNELFCNIYYLRHLCDSTRFPDWPIRDPVKLLKDTLDAWKREVEKKPPSMSVDDAYEVLNLPKGQGQHEESKIRKAYFRLAQKYHPDKNPEGRDMFEKVNKAYEFLCTKSARIVDGPDPENIILILKAQSILFNRHKQDLEPYKYAGYPMLIKTITLETGDKQLFSKTSALLPAAAELAFHTVNCSALNAEELRRESGIEVLMEALSRCVSVLTASSRPEDMAVQVCGHVCRCYSVAAQFEECREKIVELPNIIRDVCHILYYSKGLPRLASLVVECVSSLAVDFFLQTHLYQAGVLWHLLASLFSYDYTLEESGVQASHDTNQQQVCNSLAKLSVVALGRLAGYSGARSPEESPAGELNGGGAAAHPPENPAIRKSLAAMLTPYISRRLGRSSPAEVLKLLNSNSENPYLIWNNGTRAELMEFLEEQQESSIKRGECDKSFGSEFLFSEHRKELIVGEIFVRVYNEQPLFPLEYPKAFASSLLDYVGSQAQYLHTLMAMTQTNKLESQQHAQRLRWAEMALEALRNVIKNNPGTETECIGHFKLLFSLLRVHGAGRVQQLALEVVNTVTVNQDCVVNIAESLVLPNLLVLLHSLPSSRQLVLETLYALTSNTKIITEAMNRGALIYLLDLFCNSTHPQVRTQTADLFSKMTSDKLVGPKVRLTLMRFLPGVFMDAMRDNPEAAVHIFEGTHENPELIWNDSSRETVSTSVREMMLEHFKQQKDNPDVSWKLPEDFSVPYGAGQGELAVGGVFLRIYIAQPGWVLRKPREFLVSLMDTLTTLLEKNNPNGEALETVTTAAVCLFSTQTQLADQVPPLGHLPRVLTALSHKNNAVPKSAIRLIHVLSDNELCVRSMAALDTIGPLMTGMKLRADMAALACEALNRMFQQEQTELVAQALRVDLVPYLLKLLEGVGLETLENQSATKAQIVKALKSMTRSLQFGEQVNEILSRSTVWSAFKDQKHDLFISDSQTAGYLTGPGVAGYLTAGSGSTVMPSVPPPVDNDTGDS; from the exons GTACAAGCGTGTGTTCTCCGTGGGAACTCATGGCATCACCACATACAACCCCAGCACACTGGAAGTGACCAATCAG TGGCCTTACGGAGATATCTGTGGCATCGCTCCGGTCGGGAAAGGCCAGGGAACAGAGTTCAGCCTCACCTTCCGCAAGGGCAGCGGGAAGAAGTCCGAAACACTCAAGTTCTCCACGGAGCATCGCACAGAGCTGCTAACAGAAGCACTG AGATTCAGAACAGACTTCTCAGAGGGAAAAATCACTGGAAGA CGCTATAACTGCTTCAAGCACCACTGGAGCGACGCTCGGAGGAGTGTGTGTCTGGAGGTGACTCCGGGAGGCATCGATCAGATCGACCCTCAGACCAACCGTGTGATCTGCTCGTACGACTACCGCTGCGTGGAGGGCTTCGCCGAGCTCTCTGACTATCAGGGAGGCTTCTGTGTGCTGTATGGAGGCTTCGGCAGACTG catctGTTTGCGTCCGAGCACCGTGATGAGATCATTCGCAGTGCGATCGAACACGCTGGGAACTTCATCGGCATCACGCTGCGTCTGCGTAAGGATCCTCTGAGCTTCGAGGGCTTCCTCGGCGAGCGTCTGGGGAAGTACAGTTCGGACGAGTGCATCACCTCACTGACCGAGTTCATCGTGCAGAAGATCACGCCGCGGCACACG GAGCCTGTGAAGAGGATCCTAGCGCTCACAGAGACGTGTCTGGTGGAGCGAGACCCTGCCTCTTACAACATCGTCACCATCAAGCCCTTCGGAGAG gtgttcgCTCTGATCTGTGATGCAGACAATCCTCAGGTGTTCACTGTCGAGTTCATCCGTGGTCAGATACGCAAGTACTGCTCCACAGAAAG ggactCTCTGCTGGCGAGTCTGCTGGACAGCGTGCGTGCGTCGGGGAACAGGGACGTGTGTGTGAAGATGGCCCCCACACACAGGGGTCAGCGCTGGGGTCTGCTCAGTATGCCTGTGGATGAGGAGGTGGAGAGCCTGCACCTGCGCTTCCTCGCTGCTCCTCCCA ATTGTAATTTTGCAGATGCAGTGTTCAGATTTAACGCCAACATCTCTTACAGTGGAGTGTTACACGCCGTCACTCAGGAC GGTCTTTTCTCAGAGAACAAGGAGAAACTGATCAGTAATGCGGTCCTGGCGCTCTTATCTCAGGACGTGGAGCTGCCGGGGCCCAACTCTGAGCTGGAGGCACAGTTCCAGGCCCTCAGGCGTCTGGTGGCATCTAAAGCGGGCTTCCAGGCCTTCACACAGCTGCCCAA GTTTAGAGAGAAGCTGGGAGTGAAAACTGTTAAAGCACTGAAGAGAAACCAGAACGGTGTGACGCATGCAGCCATAGACATGCTGTGTGCTCTCATGTGT CCGATGCACGATGATTACGACCTGCGCCAGGAGCAGCTGAACAAAGCCTCTCTGCTCTCCTCCAAGAAGTTCCTGGAGAATCTGCTGGAGAAGCTGATCAGTAACGTG GAGCACGGCTCAGGAGCACTAGTGATCAGCTCACTTCTGGACTTCCTGACCTTTGCCCTCTGCGCTCCTTACAGCGAGACCACCGAGGGCCAGCAGTTCGACATGTTGCTGGAGATGGTGGCCTCCGACGGACGCACACTCTTCAAACTCTTCCAG CATCCCTCGATGGCCATCGTCAAAGGTGCGGGTCTGATCATGAAGGCCATCATCGAG GAGGGAGAGAAGGAGATCTCCAGTAAGATGCAGGAGCTGGCTCTGAGTGAAGGAGCTCTGCCCAGACACCTGCACACCTCCATGTTCACCATCAGCTCTGACCAGCGGATGCTCACCAACAG GCAGCTGAGTCGTCACCTGGTGGGTCTGTGGACGGCGGAAAACCCCACGGCCCTGAACCTGCTGAAGAGGATCCTG CCCACCGGTCTGCTGGCGTATCTGGACAGCTCTGACCCCGTGCCTGAGAAGGACGTGGACCGCATGCACATACGAGACAACGTGAAGATCGCCACG GACCAGTTTGGCAGGAATAAGGTCCCGGAGTGGCAGCGTATCGCAGGTAAAGCTGCTAAAGAGGTGGAGAAGTTCGCCAAAGAGAAGGCTGACGTGGTTCTGATGCACTGGAGAGATAAGATGGGCATCACTCAGAAGGAG GACAGGAACAACCTG AGTGTAAACCAGAAGCCGGTGATCCTGAGGAAGAGACGGCAGCGGATCAAGATCGAGTCCAACTGGGAGCTGTTCTACTACAA gttccAGCTGGATCACGCTCGCTCGAACCTGATCTGGAACCTGAAGACACGTGAGGAGCTGCGGGACGCTCTGGAGGCCGAGATGCGCTCCTTCGGTGTGGACCGAGAGCTGGGCAGCGCTAGCATCATCTCCTGGAACCACCAAGAGTTCGAG GTGAAGTACGAGTGTCTCTCTGACGAGATTAAGATCGGAGATTATTACCTGCGTCTGCTGCTGGAGGAGGATGAGAACGAGGAGTCTGGAGCCATCAAGAGATC ATACGAGTTCTTTAACGAGCTCTACCATCGCTTCCTGCTGACTCCTAAAGTGGCcatgaagtgtgtgtgtctgcaggcgCTCTCCATCGTCTACGGGAAGTGCTGCGAGGAGATCGGACCGTTCGCTGACACCAAGTACATCGTGGGCATGCTGGACCGG TGTACAGACAAGCTGGAGAGAGACCgactcatcctcttcctcaacaAACTCATCCTCAACAAG AGAAATGTGAAGGATGTGATGGACTCTAACGGAGTGCGTATACTGGTGGATCTGCTGACCCTCGCTCACCTTCACACTAACAGAGCCACGGTGCCGCTGCAG AGTAATGTGTTGGAGGCTTCTCCAGACATGAAGCGCGAGAGCGAGAAGGAGTGGTACTTCGGGAACGCAGATAAAGAGAGGAGAGGGCCTTTCGGCTTTGAGGAG ATGCAGGAGTTCTGGAGCGCTGGGACGCTAACGGCTAAGACCCGCTGCTGGGCTCAGGGCATGGACGGCTGGCGGCCGCTGCAGTCCATCCCTCAGCTGAAGTGGTGTCTGCTGGCCGGAGGACAGGCCGTGATGAACGAGACCGATCTGGCCACGCTCATCCTCAACATGCTGATCACCATGTGCTCCTACTTCCCCAGCCG ggATCAGGACAATGCCATCATCAGACCTCTCCCGAAGGTGAAGAGACTCATCAGTGATAACACCTGTCTGCCACACATCGTCCAG CTGCTCCTGACCTTTGACCCCATCCTGGTGGAGAAGGTGGCTAACCTGCTGTACCTGGTGATGCAGGACAACCCTAACCTGCAGCGTCTCTACCTGAGCGGAGTCTTCTTCTTCATCATGATGTACACCGGCTCAAACGTGCTGCCCGTGGCCCG GTTCCTGAAGTACACTCACCTGAAGCAGGCCTTTAAATCTGAGGAG GCTAAAGGTCTGGACATCGTTCAGAGGAGTGTGTTGGGCTCCATGCTGCCGGAGGCCATGGTGTGTTACCTGGAGAACTACGAGGCCGAGCGCTTCTCCGAGATCTTCCTGGGAGAGTTTGACACGCCTGAAGCCATCTGGAGCAGCGAGATGAG GCGTCTGATGATCGAGAAGATCGCTGCTCATCTGGCAGACTTCAGTCCTCGTCTGCAGAGTAACACTCGTGCTCTCTATCAGTACTGTCCCATTCCTGTGGTCAGCTTCCCTCAGCTGGACAACGAGCTCTTCTGCAACATCTATTACCTGCGGCACCTGTGTGACTCCACACGCTTCCCCGACTGGCCCATACGAGacccg GTGAAGCTGCTGAAGGACACTCTGGACGCCTGGAAGAGAGAGGTGGAGAAGAAGCCGCCTTCCATGTCTGTGGATGACGCCTATGAAGTGCTGAACCTCCCTAAAGGACAGGGACA GCATGAAGAGAGTAAAATAAGGAAAGCTTACTTCAGATTGGCCCAAAAATACCATCCAGACAAAAATCCTGAGGGCAGG gacATGTTTGAGAAGGTCAACAAGGCCTACGAGTTCCTCTGCACCAAATCGGCTCGTATCGTGGACGGTCCTGACCCAGAGAACATCATCCTGATCCTCAAAGCCCAGAGCATCCTGTTCAACAGACACAAGCAGG atCTGGAGCCGTATAAATACGCCGGCTACCCCATGCTAATTAAGACCATCACCCTGGAGACGGGTGACAAGCAGCTGTTCTCCAAGACCTCGGCTCTGTTACCGGCCGCCGCGGAGCTGGCCTTCCACACCGTCAACTGTTCGGCGCTGAACGCGGAGGAGCTGCGGCGGGAGAGCGGCATCGAG GTGTTGATGGAGGCTCTGTCCCGCTGCGTGTCTGTGCTCACCGCCTCCAGCAGACCGGAGGACATGGCAGTGCAG gtgtgtggACACGTCTGTAGGTGCTACAGCGTCGCTGCTCAGTTCGAGGAGTGCAGAGAGAAGATAGTGGAGCTTCCCAACATTATTAGAGATGTTTGTCACATTCTCTACTACAGCAAG GGTCTGCCGCGCTTGGCGTCTCTGGTGGTGGAGTGCGTCAGCTCCTTGGCGGTGGACTTCTTCCTGCAGACGCACCTGTATCAGGCCGGGGTCCTGTGGCACCTGCTGGCGAGCCTCTTCAGCTACGACTACACGCTGGAGGAGAGCGGCGTGCAGGCCAGCCACGACACCAACCAGCAGCAGGTGTGCAACAGTCTGGCCAAGTTGAGCGTGGTGGCCCTCGGGCGGCTGGCGGGGTACAGCGGGGCCCGGAGCCCAGAGGAGAGTCCAGCCGGAGAGCTCAATGGTGGAGGAGCCGCAGCACACCCTCCGGAGAACCCTGCCATCAGGAAGAGTCTGGCTGCCATGCTGACGCCCTACATCTCACGCAGACTGGGCCGCAGCTCGCCCGCAGAG GTGCTGAAGCTGTTGAACAGTAACTCAGAGAACCCGTACTTGATCTGGAACAATGGGACGAGAGCGGAGCTAATGGAGTTCCTAGAGGAGCAGCAGGAGAGCAGCATCAAGAGA ggaGAGTGCGACAAGAGCTTCGGCTCAGAGTTCCTGTTCAGTGAACACAGGAAGGAGCTGATCGTGGGAGAGATCTTCGTTAGGGTTTATAACGAGCAGCCCCTGTTTCCTCTGGAG TATCCGAAAGCGTTCGCGTCGAGTCTCTTGGACTATGTGGGCTCTCAGGCTCAGTATCTGCACACACTGATGGCGATGACGCAGACTAATAAGCTGGAGTCGCAGCAGCACGCTCAGAGACTGCGCTGGGCTGAAATGGCGCTGGAAGCTCTCCGCAACGTCATCAAGAACAACCCAG GCACTGAGACGGAGTGCATCGGTCACTTCAAGCTGCTCTTCTCTCTGCTGAGGGTCCACGGCGCTGGAAGAGTCCAGCAGCTGGCTTTAGAG GTGGTGAATACTGTCACAGTAAACCAGGACTGTGTGGTCAACATTGCTGAGTCTCTGGTTCTGCCCAATCTGCTGGTCCTGCTGCACTCCTTACCCTCCA GTCGTCAGCTGGTGCTGGAGACGCTTTACGCTCTGACCTCCAACACCAAGATCATCACTGAGGCCATgaacagag GTGCGCTGATCTACCTGCTGGATCTGTTCTGTAACTCCACTCATCCTCAGGTGCGCACGCAGACGGCTGATCTCTTCTCCAAGATGACTTCGGACAAGCTGGTGGGACCCAAG GTGCGTCTGACCCTGATGCGCTTCCTGCCGGGCGTATTCATGGACGCCATGCGTGATAACCCCGAGGCGGCGGTGCACATATTCGAGGGAACCCACGAGAACCCTGAGCTGATCTGGAACGACAGCTCGAGAGAAACCGTCTCCACCAGCGTCAGAGAGATGATGCTGGA GCACTTCAAGCAGCAGAAGGACAATCCTGACGTCAGCTGGAAG CTGCCGGAGGATTTCTCTGTGCCGTACGGAGCAGGTCAGGGCGAGCTGGCGGTCGGCGGGGTGTTCCTGAGGATCTACATCGCTCAGCCCGGCTGGGTCCTACGCAAGCCCAGAGAGTTCCTGGTGTCGCTGATGGACACGCTGACCACGCTGCTGGAGAAGAACAACCCGAAC GGTGAGGCTCTGGAGACGGTGACCACCGCAGCCGTGTGTCTCTTCAGCACACAGACACAGCTGGCCGATCAGGTTCCTCCTCTCGGACATCTGCCCCGCGTCCTGACCGCACTCAGCCACAAGAACAACGCCGTGCCCAAGAGTGCCATCCGCCTCATCCACGTGCTCTCAGACAACGAG ctGTGTGTGCGCTCCATGGCTGCGCTGGACACCATCGGGCCGCTGATGACGGGGATGAAGCTCAGGGCTGATATGGCAGCACTGGCCTGTGAGGCTCTGAACCGCATGTTCCAGCAAGAGCAGACCGAACTGGTCGCACAG GCTCTTCGAGTGGATCTGGTGCCGTACCTGCTGAAGCTGTTGGAGGGAGTCGGGTTGGAGACTCTTGAAAACCAATCAGCAACCAAAGCTCAGATCGTCAAAGCACTCAAATCCATGACCCGCAGCCTGCAGTTTGGAGAACAG GTGAATGAGATCCTCTCTCGTTCCACTGTGTGGAGTGCCTTCAAAGACCAGAAACACGACCTCTTCATCTCTGACTCCCAGACCGCAGGTTACCTGACAG GTCCAGGAGTGGCAGGTTATCTGACAGCAGGCAGTGGCTCTACAGTGATGCCGAGTGTCCCGCCGCCCGTAGACAACGACACCGGAGACTCATGA